The following coding sequences are from one Salmo trutta chromosome 36, fSalTru1.1, whole genome shotgun sequence window:
- the vps28 gene encoding vacuolar protein sorting-associated protein 28 homolog yields MFHGIPVTGGMGGAPANKPELYEEVKLYKNAREREKFDNMAELFAVVKTLQALEKAYIKDCVTPNEYTAACSRLLVQYKAAFKQVQGSDVGSIDDFCRKYRLDCPLAMERIKEDRPITIKDDKGNLNRCIADIVSLFITVMDKLRLEIRAMDEIQPDLRELMETMNRMSNMPPDNEAKDKVSLWLTTLSSMSASDELDDSQVRQMLFDLESAYNAFNRFLHSS; encoded by the exons ATGTTTCACGGAATACCTGTCACGGGAGGTATGGGAGGAG CTCCTGCCAATAAACCTGAATTGTATGAG gaagTAAAATTGTACAAGAATGCAAGAGAACGAGAGAA GTTTGACAACATGGCAGAGCTGTTTGCTGTGGTGAAGACACTTCAGGCCCTGGAGAAAGCTTACATCAAAGACTGTGTGACCCCTAATGA GTACACGGCTGCTTGCTCCAGGCTGCTGGTGCAATACAAGGCTGCTTTCAAACAGGTCCAGGGATCTGACGTGGGTTCTATCGATGACTTCTGCAGGAAGTACAGA CTTGACTGCCCGCTAGCTATGGAAAGAATCAAGGAGGATCGACCAATCACCATCAAGGATGACAAGGGCAACCTGAATCGCTGCATTGCAGATATCGTATCG CTCTTTATCACTGTGATGGACAAGCTACGTCTGGAGATCCGGGCCATGGATGAG ATCCAACCAGACCTGAGAGAGCTGATGGAGACCATGAACAGAATGAGCAACATGCCCCCAGACAATGAGGCCAAGGACAAAGTCAGCCTCTG GTTGACCACTCTCAGCAGCATGTCAGCCTCTGATGAGCTGGACGACTCCCAGGTTCGCCAGATGCTGTTTGACCTGGAGTCAGCCTACAACGCCTTCAACCGCTTCTTACACTCCTCCTAA